Within Alteribacter lacisalsi, the genomic segment GTGCAACCGATCGCATGTTTCAGCATAATGGTGAAGAAATTCATTACGTGGTGGAAGGGGCCCTCGCCTTTACCATTGACGGAGAGGATTACGAACTGGCGGCAGGGGACTCGATTCATTTTCCATCCGAAAGACCTCATACCTGGCGCAACCCGCTCCATGACCGCCCTTCTGTCATCCTGACAGTCGTCACCCCGAAGATTTTCTGAAGCGGGGACGGTTCTCACTTTGCATTATTCCTCAGTACCCGAAACCGCAAGTCAGAAACATGGGGACGGTTCTTGTGTATCATTCGATTCCCGGAAGAAACACCGGGACAGTTCTTCCGTTTCATTCAATGCCCGAAACAAAGCAGGTGGCGCAATTCCAGCGGCTCCTGCTTTGTTTTTATGCTGTCTTGCCCTTCTTCCTTGCAGCCAGGGCGTCAATAAATGCTTCAGGTTTTTCAGGACTGATCAGGACCGTATCAAACTTTCTCTCGATCAGCACCCCTTCATCGATGGATGTGGTGTATACAACGAGGGAATTGATCCTTTTGCTCCACGTAGGGCCCACCTCTTTTACCACCCAGTATTTTCTTCCGTATAGCGGCGCCTTCATGCCTTCCAGCTTTGAAGGGTCATCTAGCTCCTTCACGGTCCGGATGGTGGAATAAGGCAGCTTTCCGATGATCTTCTTCCTAAACCTGATCACTACATCCTCCTCCGTCAGCTCATAGGTCATCATCCCGTCCTTTCGCTGGTTCCAGCCAAGCACGGCACTCCAGTTGAAGCTCGTCAGAAGAACAAGGTAGATAATAAAGATTAAAGCTGTAGGTGAATCGAGCAGGGACAGATCAGGATGGATGAGAAATGTCAGGAATAACCCCATCACGATGACGAGTAGGGTTCTCTCAAAGACAGCCATCCGG encodes:
- a CDS encoding PH domain-containing protein; translated protein: MEYRYGRGEVLISSNVFTARKTRLTGEAKKSAFRMAVFERTLLVIVMGLFLTFLIHPDLSLLDSPTALIFIIYLVLLTSFNWSAVLGWNQRKDGMMTYELTEEDVVIRFRKKIIGKLPYSTIRTVKELDDPSKLEGMKAPLYGRKYWVVKEVGPTWSKRINSLVVYTTSIDEGVLIERKFDTVLISPEKPEAFIDALAARKKGKTA